In Papio anubis isolate 15944 chromosome 20, Panubis1.0, whole genome shotgun sequence, a single window of DNA contains:
- the RGS9BP gene encoding regulator of G-protein signaling 9-binding protein: MAREECKALLDGLNKTTACYHHLVLTVGGSADSQNLRQELQKTRQKAQELAVSTCARLTAVLRDRGLAADERAEFERLWVAFSGCLDLLEADMRRALELGAAFPLHAPRRPLVRTGVAGASSGVAARALSTRSLRLEAEGDFDVADLRELEREVLQVGEMIDNMEMKVNVPRWTVQARQAAGAELLSTVSAGPSSVVSVEERGGGCDPRKALAAILFGAVLLAAVALAVCVAKLS; this comes from the coding sequence ATGGCGAGGGAGGAGTGCAAGGCGTTGCTAGATGGGCTCAACAAGACGACTGCGTGCTACCACCACCTGGTGCTGACCGTCGGCGGCTCGGCGGACTCGCAGAACCTGCGGCAGGAGCTGCAAAAGACGCGCCAAAAGGCGCAGGAGCTGGCGGTGTCCACCTGCGCCCGGCTGACTGCCGTGCTGCGCGACCGGGGCCTGGCCGCCGACGAGCGCGCGGAGTTCGAGCGTCTGTGGGTGGCCTTCTCGGGCTGCCTGGACCTGCTGGAAGCGGATATGCGACGCGCGTTGGAGCTGGGTGCCGCGTTCCCGCTGCACGCGCCTCGGCGGCCGCTGGTGCGCACAGGTGTAGCCGGCGCCTCCTCCGGTGTAGCGGCGCGCGCGCTGAGCACCCGCAGCCTGCGGCTCGAGGCGGAGGGCGACTTCGACGTCGCGGATCTGCGGGAGCTGGAGCGCGAGGTCCTTCAGGTGGGCGAGATGATCGACAACATGGAGATGAAGGTCAACGTGCCCCGCTGGACCGTGCAAGCCCGGCAGGCGGCGGGCGCCGAGCTCCTGTCCACAGTCAGCGCCGGCCCCTCCTCGGTCGTGTCCGTGGAGGAGCGCGGAGGGGGTTGCGACCCCAGGAAGGCCCTGGCCGCCATCCTTTTCGGCGCCGTGCTGCTGGCGGCTGTGGCCTTAGCCGTGTGCGTGGCGAAGCTGAGCTGA